In Fibrobacter sp., the genomic stretch GGGCCGCAAGATGGAACATATCGAGCGTCGTGGACTTGACCTTGTGCTGTTGCAGGATATTTCCCTTTCGATGCTTGCCGAAGACGTGAAACCCAACCGCCTCGTGCGCAGCCGTCATGAGATTTCCTCGTTCCTGGAGAGCCTTTCGGGCGACCGCGTGGGCCTTGTCGCCTTCAGCGGTGAAGCTCAAGTGATGGTCCCGCTTACGCTTGACTACGGTACCGTCCAGATGATGTTGCGCGAACTGAATCCGGGCTGGCTCATGCCGGGTACGAACCTCGAGAACGCCATCCGCAAGGGAATGAGCCTGTTCAAGAATTCCGGAGGCGCCGGCAAGTATTCGGTGATGATCCTCATGAGCGACGGCGAGGAACTTGAGGCCGCCGCCGTGAACGCCGCGAAGGAAGCGGCCGAAATGGGCATCAAGATTTATACCATCGGTATCGGTAGCCGCGAGGGCGTGCCTATCCCGGTGAAGACGAAGAACGGCGAGGTCGCCTACAAGAAGGATATGCAGGGCAATATCGTGACGACGCGTCTCGAAGAAGGCACGCTGCAAGAAATCGCGAGCGTGACCGGCGCGCTGTATTTCTACGCGTCTCCGGGCGAGTTCCAGCTGCAGAAGGTGCTGAACGAAATTGCGAGTCTCGAGAAGAAGGAACAGGCTAGCGACCGCATGGAAAATTACCAGGACCGCTACCAGATTTTCCTCGGGCTTGCCGCCCTCCTGTTCCTCATAGAGGCAGTCGTGTCGGAACGCGGCCGCCGCCGCAAGCAACTCGCCGGCAGATTCAGCTAAGGGTCTACGGTCTGGTTACTGGTCGCTGGTCGCTAGTTGCTGGATTTTCTGGCGGCAGGATGTTTGTTGCGGGTATGGCCCGCATGAATGTAGCGCGAGCGGTCTTTTATAAACTAAAAAACTAAAAGGTTCTGTGCGGACGCACAGAACCTTTTAGTTTTTTAGGAGGATAGAGAAGAGCCCTTCAGGTGGGTGTGTCTCTCTTGGAGACGGGCGGCTCGCCGAGGCGACACCGAGTAATAATCCACCGGAAGGGCTCTTTGACTAATATAAGGATTTTTTCCCGCACAGGATACCTGTACCGAAAAATTGTTATTCCAACTTGGAAGAACACGTTTTTGAGAAAAATAGGCATCCGGGCGGTACCATCGCGCGTTGATGAAAAATCTATATTATAAGACGATGCAAAAAGTTGAATTTATTATTGCCTGTATGGGGTTCGGGCTGGCCGGCATGGTGGCATGCTCTTCCGGGCCCGCTCCCGAGACCGAGACTCCGGCGCAGTCTGCTCCCGTTGCTGCAGAACCCGCCCCGGCGCAAACAGCTTCTGAACCTGCGCAAGCGGCGCCTGCTTCGGCAAACGCGCTCCCTGCCTCGTACAAGGACATCCAATATCCCGACTACAAGTACGTGGCTCCGTACCCGAAGGATTTCCGTGTGGAACTTGCCCCGGGCATCGCGGGCTACATCGTCGTGGATCGCAGCCTCCCGCTGGTGAACTTCACCGCGTATTTCGAGAATCCGCGCGTGCCGACCGATATCAAGGACGAGGCCGCGAACGAAATCGTGGGCTCGATGTTCCGTCGTGGAGGCGGTGCGGAAATTTCTGCGCATGCGCTGGATGATACTCTTGAATTTATAAGTGCGGGCCTTTCGACGTCGGTCGGGACCTGGGTCTCGAGCTTTAGCGTGAACAGCCTTACCAAGGATTTCCCGACGATGCTCGACCTTGCGCAGAAGGTGGTTTTGAAGCCCGCGTTCGACAAGGAACAGCTCGAAATCGTGAAGACGAATTTCGTTACCGCCTACGAGCAGCGTTTCGACACTCCGGCGAAGGTGCTTTCTTCGCTCCGGAACAAGGTGAACTACGTGCCTTGCCCGCGCCTGTGGGAAGCGAATGCCGACGAGTACAAGAAGGTCGCCGTTGCCGACCTTAAGCGCTTGTCGCAGGGTGCCTTCGCGAAAGGGCGCGTCGTTTTCGCTCTTTCGGGCGATATCGACCGCGATAGCGCCATCGTGGTGCTGAAGGATTTCTTTGACCGCTGGAATGCGGAACCGGCGAAGCCTGTCAAGGGCAAGCCGCTGTTCGATGCCCCGACACCGATTGCCTTCCTGAACAAGCCGGGAATCTATGTGGTGGACAAGGACATTACGCAGGCGAACATCTCGCTGAACCAGCCCTTCGTGAAGCGTCCGCATCCGGATTATTACCCGACGGCGGTCGCGAACTTCATTCTGGGCGGCGGCTCGTTCTCTTCGCGCCTCATGACGCGCGTGCGTAGCGATGAGGGTCTTGCTTACCATATCAGCAGCCGCGCCGGCAACGACTACCGCGATACCGCGATGATCACCATCGGCCTGCAGACGAAGGTGGAATCCGCGGCCCGTGCGCTGGAACTCATTTACGGCGAAATCGAGAAACTCGCGAAGGAAGGCCCGAGCGAAGAAGAACTTTCGATGGCGAAGAAGACGCTTGTCGAGAGCCTCCCGGGCGAATTCGATTCTCCGGCTTCGACCGCCACCATCTTCGCGAAGAACGAGATGATCGGGAAGACGTTCGACCATTACCTCGACTACGTGAAGGAAATCAACGCCGTTACCGCGGAACAGGTGAAGGCGATGATCGCGAAGTATTACGCGAAGGACAAGATGACGATTTCGGTCGTGGGTCCGGTATCCAAGCTCGAAAGCCTCAAGCCCTTTACCGTGATTCCGCTTGACAGCCTTGATTTCAGGTAGGCGCAGGATAGGTATGCAGAGAAAAGCCTGGACATATGCACCGCAGTTTATCGTCGCGATTCTCTTCGTGATGTTTTCGTGCGTAAGTTCTTTTGCGGGCGAATCCGAGAACATGCTCGGTGCCGATTCGGTGGTGCGCAACCAGCTGGTGAAAAAGCTTGGCAACGAAGACGACGTGCGCGCGCTCTGCTCTGGCCTCAAGAAGTGCCTTGACGTGGATTTCCGCGGGTGTTCCGCGGGCGATAAGCATCCCTGGCCGCACCTCAAGTACGACAACGAATACTGCGGTGTGTTCCGCGAGGTGGTGAAGCGCGGGTTCGAACCCAAGCCGGGTGTACCGATGGCCGAAGAAGTCTTTGCGAGGCTCGGCCGCAGGTACAGGGCCGTTTACGAGAACAAGGGAACGCTCATGCTGGGCGAGAACGTCATCAACTACCTGTTTGACAACATGCCCTTCACGGCCGACCTCATCAATGCGTATCTCGGGACGAACTACGAACTCGAATACACGAGCAAGAACCGCCGGTATTTCCGGGGGAGCAACGGCAGGAGCCTTTCGGGCGAGTTCTACTGGGCGCTGCAGGACAGTGCGGGACAAAAGCTCGGCATGCGCTACATGTTCTTCGGGTACGGACATGCGAAGGTCCTCAAGTGGTCGTTGCATGGAACCGCCATCGCATTCCTGGACATGGACGAAACTTCGGACAAGCACATTAATTACAAATTAACGGCAATCGTGTTTCCCGGCAATACCGTGCTGAATTCCATCATGCAGATGCAGGTTTTCAAGAACGTGGTGAACGACAAGATCGACCACATCGTGAGTGACATCAAGAAGTCATCGGGCCGCTATTTTGGCGGCGACAAGGAACCGATGCTCAATAACGCGAAATTGAAGTCTTTTGACAACGTGCAGTACGTAATCGATTTCGAAAACGTGGTGAACGGAGCCCCGTGGAGATTGGGTGATTTCGAAAAGTTGAAGAAGGAACGCGAGAAGCAGAGGCTCGAAAGCGTTCCCATAAAAGTTGACGATACAAGGATCCAGACAAAATGAGCGAAAACGTGAAAGAAGATCTCGAATCCCTCCTGGCCCGTGTCACCGAACGGCGCCGTGAACTTTTGACCGGCGTGGTGAACCGCCGCACGAGGCACTTTTGCATGGTGCTCGAAGACCTTTTCGACCCGCACAATATTTCGGCCGTCATCCGTACCGCCGAAGTGTTCGGCCTGCAGGACGTGCACATCATCGAAGAGGATAACGCCTACAGCGTGAACAAGTCCATCTTGAAGGGCAGCTACAAGTGGATGAGCCTGTACTTGTACAAGAAGCGCATGCTCTGCATGGAAAAGCTCCGCGCGAAGGGCTACAAGATTGCGGTTGCGAGCACGAACACCACGAATTCCGTGCTGGACCTCGACCTGAGCCAGCCCACCGCCTTCTACCTCGGTAGCGAATTCCACGGGAACCATCCGGATACGCTCGCCCATGCCGACTACGAATTCAAGCTGCCGCAGTACGGCATCACCGAATCGATGAACGTTTCGGTCGCGGGCGGCGTGCTCATGACCTACCTCGACGTTTATATGCAGAAGGAAGGCCGCGAAAAGTTCCTGTTGCCCCCGGCAGAAAGGGATGCCCTGCTGCGCGACTGGCTCGACCGCCACGTGAACGGCATCGAGAACAACAGCCCGATAGTGCGCGTGGAGGCCTAAGGACCCGAAAAATGGCGAACATGGGCCAAAAATCCCCTTTTCGTGTCGTCCCTCGCCCGTGTGTCGCGGGGAAAAAACTAATTTGAACCTAGAATGAAAAAGAATTCTGTCCTATACTTCTCTGTCGGCCTGGTCGTTCTCTTGGCTGTCGTGATACTCGTGTTCGGTATGTTCTTCCTGAACGAGAAGGACCCGCGCGAAACCTTCAATATTTTCTATCTGCGCTTTACCCAGGTGAGTACCCTGGTGCTCGACGACCCCGTGAAGGTCAATGGCGTCAAGATGGGTAAGGTAGAGGACATCAGCCTGGCCGGTCACCGCGTGGTGGTGCGTATCCGCCTGCGTACCGACGTGAAGATCCCGAAGGATTCCGAAATTCGCGTCCAGAACATCGGTATCATGGGTGAACGCCAGATTGGCATGATTTTAGGTGATGCCCAAAGCTACTGGGCACCGGGCGATACCATCAACGGTCAGTTTGATTCGGGTATTGCCGAAGCGCTCGGGCTTGCCGGCGAAGTTTGCGATAGCACGAAGGTTCTGCTTGAATCCGTGAAGGCGGCCTTGAACGGCACTATCGCGAGTCCGGATTTCCAGGAGCGTTTCCGCACCATCCTTACCAAGGCGGAATCTTTGGAAGACCGCCTGATGGTCATGGTCAACACGACCGATCCGCAGCTCAAGAAGAGCCTGAACAACTTGAACGAGGTGATGGGCAAGGTGGATGCGCTCGTGGATGGAGTCAAGCCGCCTATAGACGGCCTGTTTGCCAATGCCGACAAGGTCATCGGGAATGCCGACGGCCTGATGAACGAACTTGAGGGTGTTACCAAGCACCTGGATGAACTGATTGCCAAGGTGCAATCCCGTGACAATACGGTCGGTATACTTTTGTCCGACAGGAAGCTGCACGACGACCTGGTCAAGACGGTTCATTCGGCGGATAGCCTGTTCCGCGTGATTCTGCACGACGGGCTTGATGTCAATGTGGATTTCTTCTGAGGAAACGATGATAGAGAAGGTTCTCAAAGTCACGAATAAGCTTGGAATTCATGCAAGGCCCGCCGGGATGATTGTCGATATCACGGGCCCTGCGAAAAGCGACGTCACCATCGAGTTCGACGGCTCCAGGGCGAATGCCAAGAGCATCCTGAACGTCATGATGCTCGCTATTCCGGTCGGGTCCGATGTCCTGTTCGAAGTGGACGGCGAAGACGAACAGGAAGTGGTACAGAAACTGGAAACGCTCTTCCATGACAACTTCAACGAAGAACCCTGCTGATAATGGGGGAACCGCCGCGCCTTCCGGCAAGAAGTCCGAAAGGCGGGTCCTGGTAGGTATCCCTGCGTCGCCCGGCTATGTCATGGGGCGCGCGTTCCAGGTGGCAAGCCGCGAGATAACGGTTGTTGAAGAATCCATTCCCAAATCTAGGGTTGCCGCGGAAGAGGAAAAGTTCCGCAAGGCGATAACCCGCACCTCCAAGGAGATTTCGCAAATCAAGGAAATCTCCGAAACCCGCACCGGCGTGCACGACAGCTTGATCTTTGCGACGCACCTGATGATCCTGCAGGATCCGGGACTGGTGAACGGGACCCTGAACTTGATCCGCAAGGAACGCAAGAGCGCCCGTTGGGCGTTGCATGTGATTCTGGGCGGTTACATCGATAATTTTGAAAAGATTGATTCGCCCGCGATGCGCGACAAGGCGGCGGACCTGCGCGACCTGCACAACCGCCTCATGGCGGCGATGGAAGACACCGAACCTGCCTTGGAGGAAGTCTCCACCGAAGACGGCGCCGTGATCGTGGCGCACGAGGTTTTGCCGAGCTTCTTGATGGCGCTCAAGCCCGGACAGGCGCGTGCTCTCCTGATGGATACCGGCGGACGTACGAGCCACGTGGCGATTCTTGCCCGCTCCCTCCAGATTCCGGTCGTCTCCGGCCTGAGGAACGTGGCCGCGGTCGTGAAGACCAACGATACCCTTATCGTGGACGGCTCGGGTGGCCTTGTCATCGTGAATCCGAATGAGGACGACATCCGCAAGTTCCACGAGCGCCAGGAAGTATTCGAACGCCAGCGCCGTGAACTGTTCACCATGCGCCGGCTCGAACCGATGACCCGCGACGGCAAGTACATCACGCTGCACGCGAACGTCGAACTCCCGAACGAGGCCGCCAAGGTGATGGACTACGGGGCGACGGGCGTGGGCCTGTACCGTTCGGAATTCCTGTTCTTGCAGTATGCAGCCCCGACGGAAGAAGAACAGACGGAAGCCTACACGCAACTTCTCGACGCGCTCTCTCCGTGCCCGGTGACGATAAGGACGCTCGATGCGGGCGGCGACAAGCTCGTGTCCGGCATTACGGCGACGAGCGAGGCGAACCCGTTCATGGGATGGCGGTCCATCCGCGTGTGCCTCGACCGAGTGGATATTTTCTGCACGCAGCTGAAGGCGCTTCTCAAGGCGAACGTCAAGGGAAACTTGCGTATCTTGCTGCCGATGATTTCGGGTCTCGACGAACTCCGCAAGGCGAAGTCCTACATAAAGCGCTGCTCCGAGGAACTGAAGGCGGAAGGCTTCGAATGCGCTCCGGTGAAGGTGGGCGTGATGATCGAAGTGCCTGCCGCGGTCGTGCTCGTGGACATGCTCGCGAAGGAGGCTGACTTCTTCAGCATCGGTACGAACGACCTTATCCAGTTCACGCTCGCGGTCGACCGTACGAACGAACTCATTTCGGACATGTTCCAGCCGCACCATCCCGCGATATTGAAGATGATTTACCAGACGGTGAATGCGGCCCACAGGGAAGGCATCCCGGTGGCGGTCTGCGGCGAAATGGGTTCCGACCCTATCAGCGTTCTTCTGCTTGTGGGGCTCGGTGTCGATGAACTTTCCATGACGCCCTGGAGCGTTATGGCGACGAAGAAAATTATCCGTTCCATCAACTTCGAGGAAGTGCGCGAGAGCGCTCTCGCCGTATTGCAGATGGACGACGCCAACAGCGTGAACGGATACATGTACAGGAAGTACGCACAGACAATTACCGACCTCGGCATTTCGAGCTTTATCGGCCAGGTCGCGAACGAATCGGCGAAGTCCTGATTCTTGGAGGTGTGAATGTCGTTTTTTAAATCGGTGCTTTTCCGCCGT encodes the following:
- a CDS encoding pitrilysin family protein — encoded protein: MQKVEFIIACMGFGLAGMVACSSGPAPETETPAQSAPVAAEPAPAQTASEPAQAAPASANALPASYKDIQYPDYKYVAPYPKDFRVELAPGIAGYIVVDRSLPLVNFTAYFENPRVPTDIKDEAANEIVGSMFRRGGGAEISAHALDDTLEFISAGLSTSVGTWVSSFSVNSLTKDFPTMLDLAQKVVLKPAFDKEQLEIVKTNFVTAYEQRFDTPAKVLSSLRNKVNYVPCPRLWEANADEYKKVAVADLKRLSQGAFAKGRVVFALSGDIDRDSAIVVLKDFFDRWNAEPAKPVKGKPLFDAPTPIAFLNKPGIYVVDKDITQANISLNQPFVKRPHPDYYPTAVANFILGGGSFSSRLMTRVRSDEGLAYHISSRAGNDYRDTAMITIGLQTKVESAARALELIYGEIEKLAKEGPSEEELSMAKKTLVESLPGEFDSPASTATIFAKNEMIGKTFDHYLDYVKEINAVTAEQVKAMIAKYYAKDKMTISVVGPVSKLESLKPFTVIPLDSLDFR
- a CDS encoding MlaD family protein; its protein translation is MKKNSVLYFSVGLVVLLAVVILVFGMFFLNEKDPRETFNIFYLRFTQVSTLVLDDPVKVNGVKMGKVEDISLAGHRVVVRIRLRTDVKIPKDSEIRVQNIGIMGERQIGMILGDAQSYWAPGDTINGQFDSGIAEALGLAGEVCDSTKVLLESVKAALNGTIASPDFQERFRTILTKAESLEDRLMVMVNTTDPQLKKSLNNLNEVMGKVDALVDGVKPPIDGLFANADKVIGNADGLMNELEGVTKHLDELIAKVQSRDNTVGILLSDRKLHDDLVKTVHSADSLFRVILHDGLDVNVDFF
- the ptsP gene encoding phosphoenolpyruvate--protein phosphotransferase is translated as MTTSTKNPADNGGTAAPSGKKSERRVLVGIPASPGYVMGRAFQVASREITVVEESIPKSRVAAEEEKFRKAITRTSKEISQIKEISETRTGVHDSLIFATHLMILQDPGLVNGTLNLIRKERKSARWALHVILGGYIDNFEKIDSPAMRDKAADLRDLHNRLMAAMEDTEPALEEVSTEDGAVIVAHEVLPSFLMALKPGQARALLMDTGGRTSHVAILARSLQIPVVSGLRNVAAVVKTNDTLIVDGSGGLVIVNPNEDDIRKFHERQEVFERQRRELFTMRRLEPMTRDGKYITLHANVELPNEAAKVMDYGATGVGLYRSEFLFLQYAAPTEEEQTEAYTQLLDALSPCPVTIRTLDAGGDKLVSGITATSEANPFMGWRSIRVCLDRVDIFCTQLKALLKANVKGNLRILLPMISGLDELRKAKSYIKRCSEELKAEGFECAPVKVGVMIEVPAAVVLVDMLAKEADFFSIGTNDLIQFTLAVDRTNELISDMFQPHHPAILKMIYQTVNAAHREGIPVAVCGEMGSDPISVLLLVGLGVDELSMTPWSVMATKKIIRSINFEEVRESALAVLQMDDANSVNGYMYRKYAQTITDLGISSFIGQVANESAKS
- a CDS encoding RNA methyltransferase, encoding MKEDLESLLARVTERRRELLTGVVNRRTRHFCMVLEDLFDPHNISAVIRTAEVFGLQDVHIIEEDNAYSVNKSILKGSYKWMSLYLYKKRMLCMEKLRAKGYKIAVASTNTTNSVLDLDLSQPTAFYLGSEFHGNHPDTLAHADYEFKLPQYGITESMNVSVAGGVLMTYLDVYMQKEGREKFLLPPAERDALLRDWLDRHVNGIENNSPIVRVEA
- a CDS encoding VWA domain-containing protein, encoding MRFAEPNFLWCLFTLPLFALLFYYAYRRRKKLAARFVSLPMLSKLSTSVSPWRRLAKVLILLLAIAFLFVALARPQWGRKMEHIERRGLDLVLLQDISLSMLAEDVKPNRLVRSRHEISSFLESLSGDRVGLVAFSGEAQVMVPLTLDYGTVQMMLRELNPGWLMPGTNLENAIRKGMSLFKNSGGAGKYSVMILMSDGEELEAAAVNAAKEAAEMGIKIYTIGIGSREGVPIPVKTKNGEVAYKKDMQGNIVTTRLEEGTLQEIASVTGALYFYASPGEFQLQKVLNEIASLEKKEQASDRMENYQDRYQIFLGLAALLFLIEAVVSERGRRRKQLAGRFS
- a CDS encoding HPr family phosphocarrier protein, with product MIEKVLKVTNKLGIHARPAGMIVDITGPAKSDVTIEFDGSRANAKSILNVMMLAIPVGSDVLFEVDGEDEQEVVQKLETLFHDNFNEEPC